The genomic interval AATCCCTCCCAGGACGTTTATTGGTTATTCCTCGTTGTATCTCGTTATTACAAACGTTGATATGACGAGGTTTTGTTATATATAGATGTATATCGTTATCTATCGTAAAATATTTTTACTACACCAAAACTGCACCAAGATATAAAAAAAGCCCACCTATTATTTAGGTGGGTGAATTATTTTCTTTTACTTTTTTCTTTACGTTTTTAATGAATTCATCAGCTACTCCGTCATCTTTCATATCTTTCATTTTTTTTAAATATTTCATTGAACAACGGTTATCTTTTATATCTTGCACACATTTATATACTTCGTAGAATTGTAAATCTTCATTCTTTATGTACTCTTCTTTATCTTCACCATTATACTCCCAATGATGTTTTAATAAATATTTAGTGTATAATCTAACAATTTCACTTTCGTTGAAAGTTAATTTACTTCTACAATCAGAAGGATAGAGATTACCGGTACCTGCATACTTGCTTTCGATAATATCATACATTTCACCAAAAATTATATGGTTTATTTTATCAAATTCTTTATGTTCTCCAACTATTCTCTTTTGCTTTTTAGGTAAGTATCTTAATGAAGCTAGCACTCTATATACATCATCAGTAGTCAATAATGTTTTAGAAGCTATATCATATAATTGCTTACGCCACTCTGATTTTGAATCTAAGTTGTCCAATAATTCTTTTCTTTTATTTTCACGATCACTTTTTATTGTATCTTTTACACCTTTAACTGCTATATATGCAGCAATTATTGTTGCAAATCCAGTGAAAAATGTAGCAAGTGCATTCCAACCATCTGCTGACATTACACTTAATAATATAAGTAATGCACTAATATATATAAATAAAAAATATGGCATATCTCTTCTCCTTTTAATGCTATCAATTTCCAAATAATAATAGCATAAATTTACCACTTATAATTATAAATGGTAAATTTATGTATAAAAAAAAGAGGCAACCGTCAGTAACAGTCAATCTCAATTACACTCTGTAGATGTGTACCGCTATTTATTTATGATTATAACATAATAAATAAATGATTTAACATACAAAACCACACACAAAAAGCCCACCTAATAAATTAGGTGGATCTTGTTATGTATATACACCACATCAACCTACCCCATTTTGGGACACAGAGCTATGTCACTCGTCAGCAACGTCATATGAATGCTCAGTTAATGTGATGCAGACACTTTAAGCGGTCCGTGCCGTTGACCGAGTCGTTTCATGGAACAACTACTTTTTAAAGACACTGGATTGAAAGGGTATCAACAATCGGGATTAGTTGTTAATCACGGTGCCTCTCGTGTACTTGCATTATAACATAAAAAAAGAGGACTGCTCAGCCAAGCAATCCTCAAATGGATGGACATTATCCATTGCTCACACTTCAATTATAACTTAATTTATTGTTCCCCACAACGGCCCGACAACATGATTTGGAGGCGCAGCACCATTCCATGTACGAATCGGCAAATAATAGAGAGTTCCTTTCCATTTATATTCAATCCATACATGGCCATCTTGGAGTAAAACACTGGTATAATCGCACCAGCCACCCGGTTGAAAATCATAAGCGTACGGACAACTTCTGAATGGTCCTGTTGTTCTAACCATAATAGGTGCATTACCATTTGTAAAACGCGCTTTCTCGCTCATATACCATGTACCATAACTATTACGTTTCCAAGCACCAGCTACAGTTGACTTAGTATTGCTTGCAGAACTTGTTTTATTAGATACAGTAGCTGTTGGTACCTTACCTGCTTGATAAGCTCTTATTTGCTTAATGAAGTAGTCTTTAAGTTTGAGTTTAATTGCTTGTGAAGGTACACCTTGTGTCACTGGATCGAAACCAGTATGGAGCTTCATACTTCGATGAGGGCATGAAGTCTGTGAAAATTCCATATGAAGTCTCACTGTATTTCTATTAGCTTTTAATCCCCATTTATTCAACAGTCTTGCTGCTTCTTGGAAAGCTGCCTGCTCATTGGCAAGGAACATTTTATCACTTGCACCAATTGACTGACATATTTCAATACCATACGAATTTTTGTTACCATTCTGATTAGCTGTATGCCACGCTATACGACTTTCTGGCAGCGCTTGGTATACTGTGTTTCCACTTATATATGAATGAGCTACACCAGCCTCTAAACGTGATAAAGGAGCGTTCACTAAACCACGATGATATGCTTCTGCTGTAGCACCAACACTTCCTGCATCATTGTGTAGCGTTATTGATGTTGGTTTATATCCACGATTAGGTAGGCGATAACCTCTTACTTCGTCACGAATATAACTTAATTTCTTCATTTTCTTTTTAGCTGCCGGTTGCTTCTTGGCAGTAGCTTTTGTAGCAGATTGTGGTGAAGATTTTTCTACACTCTCTTTTTTTGCGTTCTCTGGTTTGAAGTTTGGACGGATGAACCACATTGGGAAGTCATATTCATGTTTACGTTTGGTTACCTTTTCCCAACCAGTGCCGTGCCAAATATCGCCACTTGTCCATCCGCCGCCAAGCCAGTTTTGTTCTTGCACCCAAATGTAGTCGAGTGTTGCTGACGTTACCCAAGCAACGTGACCATAACCACCACCATATTTGTTGTTAAATACAACTAAATCGCCTGTTTTAGCAAGAAACTCCGGTGTGTTTTGGTAGACAACAGCTTCGCCTTTAAAATTATTATCGAAAGGAATATTCACAGCACCCTCGCCTTTCAAACTGTGTCCAAACAACTCTATCCACCCAGCGTTTGCATAATCGAAACATTGGAATGCCGCATAGCCATCTGTGTCATACTGCTTTCCGTTCGATTCATTAAGCCACTTTTTAAATTGATTGTAGGTCATCTTAGCTGTCATTCTTTTTCACCTTCCTTCAACACTTCATCATCGTGGTATCTGCTTGCACCACGTGGTAATTCTTCATCATATTCATATTCTGCAACATCGAAAACAACTTCGTCACTATCATCAGTAAATGGCTGTGATGTGTCGAATTCTTGAGGAGTCAATTCTTTTCGTTCTGGTGTAACGCTATCATCGTCAACTGTTTTCTGATACTCAACTGGGTCAACATTTTCATCACGCGGATTTGTATAAGTCTGTACAATACCACTGTCTTTTATTCCTTTCGTTGTAGGATCTTGTATTACTCCGAATGCGACTAATACAGCAAGTAATCCATTAACGCCATTACTAAATTGTTCTAACTGACTTGTGTAATCTACCCCGATAGCTTGTGTTACATTATTAATAAAAAGAATAACTGCCGATAAGATAGCTACCCAGAATGTTTTGCTTTTGAAACGCACTTTCCAATTTATACTCTTCATTTAAAAACCTCCAAATAAAATAAAAAAGCCGACACATATGTGCCGACTTATTTAAAGAAGATGTTTGCTACCAAAGAGATAAGCGGGACTAATACAACCCCTGCAAATCCCAACCAGTAGCCGATTACTTCTCTGTTACCTTTCGCCTCTGCCTCTACAATTCCTTGCAAACTCTTGATTTCTTTTTCGTGGTCCTTCGTTTCGTATTCTAAATCAGTTACCCTAGTGCCTACCGTTGCTAATGATTCACTCATTTTTTCTAAGTGTTTTTCTGATCTAGCTTGTGACTCGAACGACTTTTCTTGTAGCAGTGTCTGTCTATCCACCTTATTTAGTAAACTGTTAAAGTTGTCTGTGTGCTTTGTATCTACTTCATTTATGCGTTCGTGTATCTTGCCCCTTGATTTCTCCCATTCGTGTCTCAATACATATTTATCTTCTGCCATAAATACCTAACCCACCTAAGAAACCAACAAATCCAAGCCAAGCTGTCATAGCAATAAATTGTGCTGGGATTATCCAATTGAGTGAATTATATATACCTGCCGAAGCCATTAAGAAGTGGATAATTGCACTCCCTGTGCCACCTATTAACATAAAATAGTTCGAAGTATTGTTTACAGACCGTTTACCAAAGAATAGACTTGCTAGAATTAGACAAGTACCAAAT from Staphylococcus condimenti carries:
- a CDS encoding phage holin — encoded protein: MKSINWKVRFKSKTFWVAILSAVILFINNVTQAIGVDYTSQLEQFSNGVNGLLAVLVAFGVIQDPTTKGIKDSGIVQTYTNPRDENVDPVEYQKTVDDDSVTPERKELTPQEFDTSQPFTDDSDEVVFDVAEYEYDEELPRGASRYHDDEVLKEGEKE
- a CDS encoding SH3 domain-containing protein, which codes for MTAKMTYNQFKKWLNESNGKQYDTDGYAAFQCFDYANAGWIELFGHSLKGEGAVNIPFDNNFKGEAVVYQNTPEFLAKTGDLVVFNNKYGGGYGHVAWVTSATLDYIWVQEQNWLGGGWTSGDIWHGTGWEKVTKRKHEYDFPMWFIRPNFKPENAKKESVEKSSPQSATKATAKKQPAAKKKMKKLSYIRDEVRGYRLPNRGYKPTSITLHNDAGSVGATAEAYHRGLVNAPLSRLEAGVAHSYISGNTVYQALPESRIAWHTANQNGNKNSYGIEICQSIGASDKMFLANEQAAFQEAARLLNKWGLKANRNTVRLHMEFSQTSCPHRSMKLHTGFDPVTQGVPSQAIKLKLKDYFIKQIRAYQAGKVPTATVSNKTSSASNTKSTVAGAWKRNSYGTWYMSEKARFTNGNAPIMVRTTGPFRSCPYAYDFQPGGWCDYTSVLLQDGHVWIEYKWKGTLYYLPIRTWNGAAPPNHVVGPLWGTIN